Below is a window of Allomuricauda ruestringensis DSM 13258 DNA.
CAATGGACAGAAAAACCGATGTATTGTCCGGTTTTATGGCTTCTTCATTTTTAAAAATGTTGATTTGGGCCGTTGGATTTTCTTTGGAGGCAAATGTTATGATCCACCCAAGATCCATAGCCAAATCCATCTCCAAAAATTCCATATAAAATGCTTTGCTCACTTCTAGATCATCGGAATACATATTGGGAACAATTCTTCGCATGGTTCTTTTTTGTTGATGGTTTACATTTCGTTATATCCCTTCCCTTCAAAAATCTTGGGGATGGACTTCTCTATTCGCGATACACGGGTCTTGGATTGTTTGGCTTGTGAAACATAGAGCATATACCCGCGTTGGCGTCCTGGAGTCAATGCTTCAAAAGCGGACTTAAATGCTGTATCTTCATCCAGTTTATTTTGAAGCTCTTCGGGCATATCAAATTCAGAAGTTTTCTTCATTTTGACTTCCAATCCGGCTTTTTTTACCTCAATAGCTTCATGGATATAGGTTTTCAACACTTTTTCCATATTCAAAATCTCCTTCACATCAGTAAATCGAATCTGGCGGGCCGATTGTACATTTTTGGTCTGTTGGATAAGAATTCCTTCGGTATCCTTCAGCAAAACACCTTTATGAAACAACAGCGCGCAATACTCCTTAAAACCATGAATCAAGACCACATTGCTACCCTTATGGGTATAACACGGAACACCCCACTTAAGCGTTTCGGTAAGGCCCGTATCGAGGGCTATTTTACGCAATTGTCGATAGGCTTCCTGCCATTGGGATGGTTTTTCAAAGAAGAAATCAACTTTTGGGTTCATAGCGTTATTGGTTTTGTGTTGTGATAACTTTTCTGCTAGCTGGTCTAAAATACCAAGAAATTAGGGTCAATGCCAATAACAAGGACGGTCCAAAGAAATCAGCGGCTCCATCGCCTACCGCCAAATGGGAAACTAGGGCCCCGGTCATTGTAAAAACAAACCCAGCGTATGCCCATTCCTTGAGTACGGGGAATTTGGGAATTAGTATGGCCACAACGCCCAAAAGTTTCCAAACCCCGATAATAAGAAGAAAGTACAACGGATACCCCAAATGTTCCATCATTTCAATTTCCTCTTCCATTCCGATCAATTGTACAATGCCTGTGGATGTCATTCCCAAGGCCAGCCAAACAGTGGCTACCCAATAGATAATTTTGTTACGTTTTGTCATAGATATGATTTATTGAATATCCGTAATGTGTCATAATATTATCAACGTCACCCTGAACTTGATTCAGGGTCACATAAAGATGCTCATATTCAACAGGATGAGATGTTGAAACCTGCCTTTGCCGGCAGGCAGGCAAGTTCAACATGACGCCAAAAACACTACTATGACACATTACGGACAATTAAACATGATTTTTTAGGTTTGTGTGTTTGCAAAACTTTTTCCTTTCATTTCGACTGCGCTCAATGTCACAGGAAAAAGTTCTTATCGTTAGTAAGACTTATTATTATAACTGTTCCACCACTTCCTGCAAGCGGTTATGTGCCATATTGATGCCTTGGGCAAAAGGCAACTTCAACATGCGGTCCCGATCATCCACTGATTTATAGACCATGTGTATGGTAAGCTTGCTCGTGGTATCGGTAAGGGCTTCAAATTCTAAAAATTCCAACTGGACCGGAAACTGTGCATTTTCCATTTCAAAGGTCCTGATGATTTTTAGATTCGGCACAAATTCGTGTATGGTCCCATTGAACCGATGTTTGTTTCCCTTGGGGTCGGTGGTCTCAAACTGATAACTACCGTGTTTCCTATTGTCAAGTTTTAGTACTTGTGTACCCATCCATTGCTCCACGATTTCAGGTTTTTCATACGCTTTAAAAAGGGATGCCACGGGCAGTTCAAATTCTCTAGTGATCCATATTTCCTGTTTTCCGTCCTCAGCATGGACTTTGGTTTTTCGTTCCATATTATTTTTTAGGTAGTTGTTTTTTCATAATGGCTTCGAGGGCATCGAACCTATCGTCCCACATATCCCTAAAAGGTGCTATAAAATCAGCGATTTCCTTTAATTTCTGTGGATTGAAATGATAGTAGATCTCCCTCCCCTGCTGTTCTTGGTTCAGTAATTCACATTCGGTAAGGATTCGGATATGCTTGGAAATGGTCTGCCGAGACGAATCAAATTCCGCTGCGATGGCTCCCGGTGTCATGGCATTGAGCGCTACCATGGTTATTATGGCCCTTCGGGTAGGATCGGCAATGGCCTGAAAAACATCTCTTCGCAATTCCATTTATGCAGCTATTTGACTGCAAATATATATGCAACCATTTAACTGCGCAAATTTATTTTATAATTCGAAGTATCAAGTCCAAACAACAAGTTCAAGAGCAAAGAACCAAGACTCAAGTTCAGACCTCGTACTTATGACTTCGGACAACAGGCATCGAGCATCAAACAACCGAATAACGCAGTGGGCGGTCAACTGTGTCATTTTGAGCGAAAACGAAAAATCTCAACCTCCTCAATGTCTGGGAGATTCTTCAGTCGCTCCGCTCTTTCAGAATGACAGACATCAAATGTCAAGTTCAGAGTTAGGAGTTACTAAGTTATTGCGCTTTGACACAAATTTCTCGAATTTGCACGAACAGGTATGCTTTTGAACTTCGGGCATCAGGCATTGGGCATCGGGCTTCCGACTCAAATATCAATCTCAATCTCAAAGGCAAGAGTTACTGCACACTGCCAACTGCAAGTTCAAGCATCAAGTGCAAGAGTAGAAAAATTTGTGGCATTCGTGAAATTCGTGTCAAAAAGTAATAATCCGAGTTATTGCGTACTGTCCTACTGCACACTGCCAACTGACTCCCGACTTCGTACTTCCGACCTCTGGACTAAGTTATTCGATTATTGGGTACTGAATACTGCCACTGCCAACTGCACGTTCAAGCATCAAGTGCAAGGGTAGAAAAATTTGTGGCATTCGTGAAATTCGTGTCAAAAAGTAATAATCCGATTTATTGCGTACTGTCCTACTGCACACTGCCACTGCTTACTGCCAACTGACTTCCAACACCGAGCACCCAACATCCAACATCAATAACTCAACAACCAGTAACCAATTAACCACAGAAATACTTAAATTTAAGAGCTAATTCAAAACAATGAAAAATAAATTACTACCTCTACTCCTATTATTAGGGACAATCAGTATTACGGCCCAAGACAAGATTATTGGGTTTAGTGACAAAGCTTCTAAAACTCAAGTACAGCTCGAAGCAGACTACGAAAAACAACTTTCCGCCAACAATTTGGACCAATGGATGAAACTATTGGCCGCCGAACCCCACTGGGTAGGCACCGAATATGGCGAAGCGAATGTAAAATGGATGGAAAAACAGTTTAAATCTTGGGGATACAAAACCAAGATTGATACGTACCACGTGCTTTTCCCCTACCCTAAAGTGCGGGTGCTGGAACTCACCGCTCCTACCCAATACACTGCTAAACTGGAAGCCGTTCCCGTGGAGGGCGACCCCTATACCGCACAGGGCGATAAATTATTGCCCAGCTATAACGCCTTCTCCACCGATGGCGATGTGGAGGCTGAACTCGTGTTCGTGAACTACGGAATCCCCAGCGATTACGAAGAGCTCGAAAAATTGGGCATCGATGTAAAGGGTAAGATTGTTATTGCGAAATATTACGGTTCTTGGCGAGGCATCAAACCAAAACTGGCCGCCGAAAAAGGCGCTATTGGTTGTATTATCTATTCCGACCCCGAAGATGACGGCTACTACCAAGGCGATGTGTACCCCAAAGGACCTTATAAAAATAAAACTGGTGTGCAGCGTGGTTCCGTAATGGATATGCCCCTTTACCCTGGTGATGTGTTGACGCCCGGATACGCGGCCACCAAGGATGCGAAGCGTTTAAAGCGTGAAGAGGCACCGACCATTACCAAGATTCCAGTTTTGCCAATCTCTTATGAAGATGCACAACCCTTGTTGGAAGCTTTGGAAGGCCCTGTGGCCCCAGCTTCTTGGAGAGGTGCTTTGCCCCTCACCTACCACATTGGCCCCGGACCTGCCAAAGTGCACCTAAAATTGGAGTTTGATTGGCAATTGAAACCTGCCCATAACCTGATTGCTACTTTGGAAGGGGATGAATTCCCTGATGAGTGGGTAATCCGTGGTAACCACCACGATGCTTGGGTACACGGTGCCAGCGACCCCATTAGCGGCATGGTGGCCTTGATGGAAGAAGCCCGCGTAGTGGCCAAATTGGCCAAAGCCGGTAACAAACCAAAACGTACTTTAGTGTATTGCGCTTGGGATGCCGAAGAGCCCGGACTCATTGGTTCCACCGAATGGGTAGAAGACCATATCCCCGAACTAAAGGAAAAGGCTGTAGCCTACATTAATACCGATGGCAACAGCCGGGGGTATTTGGGTGCCGGAGGTTCCCACTCGCTACAGGCGATGGTAAGCCAAGTGGCCCACGCCGTGACCGACCCTCAAAAAGGGGTTTCCGTAGCGGAGCGTCGCAAGGCGGCCAATGTTATACGCGGTGGTGACAACACTTTTGCATTGTCCGCCCTGGGTTCTGGTTCGGATTATACGCCATTTATACAGCATACCGGTATTGCTTCGTTGAACTTGGGCTACGGCGGTGAAGGTTCTGGTGGGGAATATCACACCATTTACGATACTTACAGCCACTACACCCGTTTTAAAGACCCCGGGTTCGACTATGGCGTGGCCTTGGCCAACACGGCCGGACGTATTTCGCTACGTTTGGCAAATGCCGAGGTTTTACCGTTTGAACTCACCCAATGGCACAGCACCATTGAAACCTATTTGGGCGAAGTGATGAAAACCTTGGAAAACATGCGCGCCGAAGTGGAAAAACATAACAAATT
It encodes the following:
- a CDS encoding VOC family protein, with amino-acid sequence MRRIVPNMYSDDLEVSKAFYMEFLEMDLAMDLGWIITFASKENPTAQINIFKNEEAIKPDNTSVFLSIEISNVDQMYERAKRLGYEVVYGPTNEEWGVRRFFVKDPNGATINLLTHL
- a CDS encoding YdeI/OmpD-associated family protein, with translation MNPKVDFFFEKPSQWQEAYRQLRKIALDTGLTETLKWGVPCYTHKGSNVVLIHGFKEYCALLFHKGVLLKDTEGILIQQTKNVQSARQIRFTDVKEILNMEKVLKTYIHEAIEVKKAGLEVKMKKTSEFDMPEELQNKLDEDTAFKSAFEALTPGRQRGYMLYVSQAKQSKTRVSRIEKSIPKIFEGKGYNEM
- a CDS encoding DoxX family protein, translating into MTKRNKIIYWVATVWLALGMTSTGIVQLIGMEEEIEMMEHLGYPLYFLLIIGVWKLLGVVAILIPKFPVLKEWAYAGFVFTMTGALVSHLAVGDGAADFFGPSLLLALTLISWYFRPASRKVITTQNQ
- a CDS encoding SRPBCC domain-containing protein, which encodes MERKTKVHAEDGKQEIWITREFELPVASLFKAYEKPEIVEQWMGTQVLKLDNRKHGSYQFETTDPKGNKHRFNGTIHEFVPNLKIIRTFEMENAQFPVQLEFLEFEALTDTTSKLTIHMVYKSVDDRDRMLKLPFAQGINMAHNRLQEVVEQL
- a CDS encoding ArsR/SmtB family transcription factor yields the protein MELRRDVFQAIADPTRRAIITMVALNAMTPGAIAAEFDSSRQTISKHIRILTECELLNQEQQGREIYYHFNPQKLKEIADFIAPFRDMWDDRFDALEAIMKKQLPKK
- a CDS encoding transferrin receptor-like dimerization domain-containing protein; its protein translation is MKNKLLPLLLLLGTISITAQDKIIGFSDKASKTQVQLEADYEKQLSANNLDQWMKLLAAEPHWVGTEYGEANVKWMEKQFKSWGYKTKIDTYHVLFPYPKVRVLELTAPTQYTAKLEAVPVEGDPYTAQGDKLLPSYNAFSTDGDVEAELVFVNYGIPSDYEELEKLGIDVKGKIVIAKYYGSWRGIKPKLAAEKGAIGCIIYSDPEDDGYYQGDVYPKGPYKNKTGVQRGSVMDMPLYPGDVLTPGYAATKDAKRLKREEAPTITKIPVLPISYEDAQPLLEALEGPVAPASWRGALPLTYHIGPGPAKVHLKLEFDWQLKPAHNLIATLEGDEFPDEWVIRGNHHDAWVHGASDPISGMVALMEEARVVAKLAKAGNKPKRTLVYCAWDAEEPGLIGSTEWVEDHIPELKEKAVAYINTDGNSRGYLGAGGSHSLQAMVSQVAHAVTDPQKGVSVAERRKAANVIRGGDNTFALSALGSGSDYTPFIQHTGIASLNLGYGGEGSGGEYHTIYDTYSHYTRFKDPGFDYGVALANTAGRISLRLANAEVLPFELTQWHSTIETYLGEVMKTLENMRAEVEKHNKLVKQDTYQLVMDPKKPIAPAKMKDEVPYLDFSPIQNVVADLKKSIATFSKADVLALSSAKKAQLNQELMSMEQVLLQDKGLPRRDWFKHQIYAPGFYTGYGVKTLPGVREAIEQQEWKEAQEQIGVLATTLKNFDAQVQQLNSIVQ